AAGAGATTTTATTGAGCAAAGAAGTTTCCGAATTTATTTTAGAAAAATATAAGGGAGAGATTATTCCTGTTAAAAAGAAATAGTATAATTTTAATTTAATAAATTTAAGGATTTTTGTATGGTTCAAATTACTGGACTTTCAATGCATTATGCAACTAAAAAATTATTTGAAAATGTTAATTTAAAATTAGATAAAGGGAAGCACTATGGGCTTATAGGTGCTAATGGTGCTGGTAAATCTACTTTTTTGAAGATTCTAAGTGGCGAAATTGAGCCTAGTAGCGGAGATATTGCCTTTAATACTGGTGCTAGACTTGGAGTTTTGGGGCAAAATCAGTTTGCTTTTGAAGATTTTAGCATTAAAGATTGTGTGCTTTATGGAAATAAACGCCTTTATGATGCTATCAAAGAAAAAGAAAAACTCTATGAGGCAGGGGATTTTAGCGATGAGGTTAATGAGCGTTTAGGTGAATTAGAGATTATCTGTGCTGAAGAAGATCCTACTTATGAATATGATGTGCAGATTGAAAAGATTTTAGAAGACTTGGGATTTCCTGCTAAGATTCACAATGATCTTATGAAGACACTCACAGGAGGGGATAAATTTAAAGTGCTTTTGGCACAAGTTTTATTTCCTAAGCCTGATATTTTATTTTTAGATGAGCCAACTAACAATCTTGATTTAAGAGCTATTAGTTATCTTGAAGAGCAGCTAAAACGCCACGAGGGAACTTTAGTGGTTATTAGCCACGATAGGCATTTTTTAAATAGTGTTTGCACTCATATTTTGGATTTGGATTTTAGAAATGTAAGAGAGTTTAGTGGGAATTATGATGATTGGTATATTGCTTCAACTTTGATTGCCAAACAGCAAGAAATCGAGCGAAATAAAAAACTCAAAGAAAAAGAAGAATTGGAATCTTTTATTGCAAGATTCTCGGCTAATGCCTCTAAAGCCAAACAAGCTACAAGCCGACAAAAACAGCTAGAAAAGTTAGATATTCAAGCTTTAGAAGTTTCTAGTCGCAGAGATCCAAGCATTGTCTTTAGAGTGAATCGCCAAATTGGTAATGAAGCTTTAAATATAGAAAAACTTCAATTTAGCTATGGTGATTTGTGTGTGCTAAAAGATTTATCGCTTGATATTTTGCCGGGCGATAAAATTGCTTTGATTGGGAGAAATGGGATTGGAAAAACGACTTTTTGTGATCTCATTTGTGAAAAACTTAAACCTCAAAGCGGTGTGATTAAATGGGGGGCGACAATTGAGAGGGGGTATTTTCCTCAAAATACCACCGAAGTGATTGGAGGAGAAGAAACGCTTTATGAATATTTGCGTGGATTTGACAAAAAAAGAGAAGCTACAGAGATTCGTAATGCTTTGGGGCGAATGTTATTTAGCGGTGAAGAGCAAGAAAAAAGCGTGGGATCACTCAGTGGTGGTGAGAAACATCGTATTATGCTTAGTAAGTTAATGCTTGAGGGAGGAAATTTTTTAGTCCTTGATGAACCAACAAATCATTTAGATTTAGAGGCGATTATTGCTTTGGGCGAAGCACTTTATAAGTATAGTGGCAATGTGATTTGCGTTAGCCACGATAGAGAGCTTATTGATGCGTTTGCAAATCGCATTATTGAATTTAAAGAAAATAATGAGGTGGTAGATTTCCGTGGAAGTTATGAAGAATATCTCGCTTCACAAGGCTTAGCGTAAGGGAAATTTATGGATAATTTATCTCAAGCCCTAAAGGAATCATTTGATAAAAACTCAGATAATATTGCCCTAGAAAATGTGTAAAGTGTAAAAGGAATATTATTAGCCAAAATGAGGTGAAGCGATGGAGAGCTAAATTATTTTAAGCTCTCTACATAAGCACCGACATCTTCCATATCTTTTTTGGTGTATCTTTGGGCAATTTGATTTTTGACAAAGCGGGATTGTCCTTGAAAACTTTGATCTTGATAGCTTTTGATTTCATCAGCTATATTTTGTGCGCTCCAAGTGTTAATAGGTGCTTTTTTAGCAACCGCAATTTCTCCTTTTTCTCCGTGGCAACTAGCACAATCACGATTATAGAGTTTTTTGCCATTTTCAAGATTGTATTTTTGACTAGAAGAAGCGACTTCACCTGTTCCAATGAGACTTTGCAAAAAGCTTTTTTCTTGGACGGTTAAATCGGCATCTTCTCTGACGACTTGAATGTCTTTAGAACCTAAATTTTTAGAATATTTTTTTAAAATCGCTTTAATTTCTTCTCCAAATTCTCCTTTTAATTCAAAGCACACACACTCATTGGCATTAAGTAGGCTAAGACTTAAAAGGGTAGAAGCAAAAATTTTTTTTATCATAATGGTCTCCTAAGATTTTAGTTAAGGTATTGTGCCAAAAAAATACTAATTTTGTAGTTAATTGTTAAAAATTAAAAGCTACTTTTAGCTAGGATATTTTATAATTTTATCGCCTGAGTGGAACGCGATTTTATTTTTTGGAGTCCAACACATCAAATATTGCTAGTTGTATAGATTTTTTTGTGTGATGGTGTTTTCGCTATTAGTCTCTTAAGTTGAGACGAGAATCTGCCGCCTAATAAAAAACTTATGGCTAGAATCCTTAAATTTTTAGGGCTTACACAATTATAAGCGCCCACTTGGGTTTTTGGTTTTTATAATTCCTAAGATTTTAGGCATTGTAAAAATCAAATTCTAAGGGTTGTAAAAGATGGAAATTGTTATTGTTGGAAGTGGTGGTAGAGAATATTCTATTGGTTTAGCATTGCAGAGAGAATGTCGAATCGATGGGATTTATTTTTATCCAGGGAATGGTGCGACAAGCAAGCTTGGAAAAAATATCAATTTTAAAGATGATAATGAATTTATCGACTTTGCTATTACGCAAAAAATTGGTTTGGTGATTATTGGTCCTGAAGCACCTTTGGTGGAGGGTTTAGCAGATAAATTGCGAGAGAATGGAATCTTAACCTTTGGTCCAAGCCAAGCAGCTGCTAGATTAGAAGGTTCTAAAGCTTATATGAAAGAATTTGCAAAGAAATATGGAATTCCAACAGCACAATTTATTCAAACACAAGATTATAAGGAAGCGTGTGATTTTATTGATTCTTTAAATTTACCTATCGTTGTAAAAGCAGATGGTTTGTGTGCGGGAAAAGGTGTGGTGATCGCACAAAGCTATGAAGAAGCCAAAAGTGTAGTGCGAGATATGCTTGAGGGCAAAAGTTTTGGAGATTCGGGCAAAAAGGTGGTGATTGAAGAGTTTTTAGATGGTTTTGAATTGTCCGTCTTTGCAATGTGTGATGGTAAGGATTTTATTGTTTTACCTGCTGCACAAGATCACAAAAGATTACTTGATGGAGATAAGGGTCCAAATACCGGTGGAATGGGAGCTTATGCGCCTTCTCCATTGGCTAGTTCTGCATTAATTGAATCAATAAAAGAAAGCATTATTTTGCCAACTTTGGCAGGAATGGAAAAAGAGGGGAATCCTTTTAGCGGTGCTTTATTTTGCGGGATTATGGTAGTTAAGGGTAAGCCTTATTTGTTGGAATTTAATGTTCGTTTTGGTGATCCTGAATGTGAAGTGTTAATGCCACTTTTTAAAAATGGTTTGTTGGATTGTTTCTTGGGCTGTGCGAGTGGAAATTTAAAATCTGTCCATTATGAATTAGAAGAGAGTGTTTGTGTGGGGGTTGTTGTGGCTTCTAGGGATTATCCTTATAAAAATTCCAAAAAAGCAAAAATTGTGATTTCAGAAAGTCAATCTCAAAATTCTCTTATTTCTTTTGCAGGAGTGAGTAGCGAGGGTGGAGAGCTTGTTGCTAGTGGTGGAAGAGTTTTGGTTTGTGTTGGCAAGGGTAGAAATGTCCAAGAAGCAGTGAAGTATGCTTATGCTAAAGTGGATGAAGTTCATTTTGAGGGTATGCAATATCGCAAAGATATTGCTTATCAAGCGTTAGGAAAATAATGGATATTGAAAAAATTGAAGAAACACTTGCAAGAGAAGAGATAAAGCTTGCACCTTTATGGAAGAGATTTGTTGCTTTTATGGTTGATGATTTACTAGTTTCTATGATTCTTATAGGGATTAATTGGGATCGAATC
This portion of the Helicobacter canadensis MIT 98-5491 genome encodes:
- a CDS encoding c-type cytochrome; this encodes MIKKIFASTLLSLSLLNANECVCFELKGEFGEEIKAILKKYSKNLGSKDIQVVREDADLTVQEKSFLQSLIGTGEVASSSQKYNLENGKKLYNRDCASCHGEKGEIAVAKKAPINTWSAQNIADEIKSYQDQSFQGQSRFVKNQIAQRYTKKDMEDVGAYVESLK
- the purD gene encoding phosphoribosylamine--glycine ligase, with translation MEIVIVGSGGREYSIGLALQRECRIDGIYFYPGNGATSKLGKNINFKDDNEFIDFAITQKIGLVIIGPEAPLVEGLADKLRENGILTFGPSQAAARLEGSKAYMKEFAKKYGIPTAQFIQTQDYKEACDFIDSLNLPIVVKADGLCAGKGVVIAQSYEEAKSVVRDMLEGKSFGDSGKKVVIEEFLDGFELSVFAMCDGKDFIVLPAAQDHKRLLDGDKGPNTGGMGAYAPSPLASSALIESIKESIILPTLAGMEKEGNPFSGALFCGIMVVKGKPYLLEFNVRFGDPECEVLMPLFKNGLLDCFLGCASGNLKSVHYELEESVCVGVVVASRDYPYKNSKKAKIVISESQSQNSLISFAGVSSEGGELVASGGRVLVCVGKGRNVQEAVKYAYAKVDEVHFEGMQYRKDIAYQALGK
- a CDS encoding ABC-F family ATP-binding cassette domain-containing protein, whose amino-acid sequence is MVQITGLSMHYATKKLFENVNLKLDKGKHYGLIGANGAGKSTFLKILSGEIEPSSGDIAFNTGARLGVLGQNQFAFEDFSIKDCVLYGNKRLYDAIKEKEKLYEAGDFSDEVNERLGELEIICAEEDPTYEYDVQIEKILEDLGFPAKIHNDLMKTLTGGDKFKVLLAQVLFPKPDILFLDEPTNNLDLRAISYLEEQLKRHEGTLVVISHDRHFLNSVCTHILDLDFRNVREFSGNYDDWYIASTLIAKQQEIERNKKLKEKEELESFIARFSANASKAKQATSRQKQLEKLDIQALEVSSRRDPSIVFRVNRQIGNEALNIEKLQFSYGDLCVLKDLSLDILPGDKIALIGRNGIGKTTFCDLICEKLKPQSGVIKWGATIERGYFPQNTTEVIGGEETLYEYLRGFDKKREATEIRNALGRMLFSGEEQEKSVGSLSGGEKHRIMLSKLMLEGGNFLVLDEPTNHLDLEAIIALGEALYKYSGNVICVSHDRELIDAFANRIIEFKENNEVVDFRGSYEEYLASQGLA